A genomic stretch from Hoplias malabaricus isolate fHopMal1 chromosome 4, fHopMal1.hap1, whole genome shotgun sequence includes:
- the dusp16 gene encoding dual specificity protein phosphatase 16, translating into MAEPGGAAALASVRVIGPEGLVALLEGGLDRVLLIDSRPFVDYNASHILEAINVNCSKLMKRRLQQDKVQITELLQHSAKKKLELQGQEVVVYDQCSSDLSSLQSEAFLSVLLAKLARSFQSVHLLSGGFVEFSRLFPGLCEGKSMLVPSCISQPCLPINSSGPTRILPHLYLGCQRDVLNKDLMQQNDIAYVLNASNTCPKPDFIPESHFLRVPVNDSFCEKILPWLDKSVEFIEKAKACNARVLVHCLAGISRSATIAIAYIMKRMDMSLDEAYRFVKEKRPTISPNFNFLGQLLDFEKKIKCPREAETQCKQVELAEELSQEGESRTSDTSSTARTETSSMMAPLEPLTIPCVLVGVPEEQLLAQALCSLQLSEGLEDSARLKRSFSLDIKSYGEPSTGTTLREGGGYAPDYYKPSSFKDPAAKPCQFSPVQEVSEQSTPEQSPDKEQVDGPTTSKPSNAKLPTKPQATASKPPPPPPTTHPQPLHRSGSMEETQSAASFLLGLSRSQQQLTKSGPGALKGWHSDILLGSMAVSSSSLTGGGWYLSSESARFYSTSAIFSSSGGGAQGSFAAAYSCSQGLEAVRRRGRQRSGDRGDSRRSWHEESSFEKQLKRRSCQMEFGDGMTESRSREELVKVGSQSSFSGSMEIIEVS; encoded by the exons ATGGCAGAGCCTGGCGGGGCAGCGGCCCTGGCCTCAGTCAGAGTCATCGGGCCAGAAGGTCTGGTGGCCCTGCTGGAGGGCGGACTGGACCGCGTGCTCCTGATTGACAGTCGTCCCTTCGTGGACTACAATGCCTCCCACATCTTGGAGGCCATCAACGTGAACTGCTCCAAGCTGATGAAGAGGAGGCTGCAGCAAGACAAGGTGCAGATCACTGAGCTCCTGCAACATTCAGCCAAGAAGAAG ttggAACTTCAAGGTCAGGAAGTGGTGGTGTATGACCAGTGTTCGTCCGACCTGTCCTCTCTGCAATCAGAGGCCTTCCTCAGCGTCCTATTGGCTAAACTAGCGAGGAGTTTTCAGTCCGTCCATCTGCTCTCAG GTGGCTTTGTAGAGTTCTCACGTCTTTTTCCGGGCCTGTGTGAAGGCAAGTCCATGCTGGTGCCATCCTGTATCTCACAGCCCTGCCTCCCCATCAACAGCAGTGGCCCCACTCGCATTCTGCCCCACCTCTACCTGGGCTGCCAGAGGGACGTACTCAACAAG GATCTGATGCAGCAGAACGACATTGCATACGTGCTCAATGCAAGCAACACCTGTCCCAAGCCTGACTTCATTCCCGAGTCCCACTTTCTGCGCGTGCCTGTCAATGACAGCTTCTGTGAAAAGATTCTGCCCTGGCTGGACAAATCAGTGGAGTTCATAG AGAAGGCAAAAGCGTGTAATGCCAGAGTTCTAGTCCACTGCCTGGCAGGAATTTCTCGATCAGCCACTATCGCCATTGCATACATCATGAAGAGGATGGATATGTCCTTAGATGAGGCCTACAG GTTTGTGAAGGAAAAGAGGCCGACCATCTCACCCAATTTCAACTTTCTGGGCCAGCTACTGGACTTTGAGAAGAAGATCAAGTGCCCCAGAGAAGCCGAGACCCAATGCAAGCAGGTAGAGCTGGCTGAGGAGCTTAGCCAGGAGGGAGAGAGTAGGACCTCAGACACATCCAGCACAGCCAGGACCGAGACGTCGTCCATGATGGCACCTCTAGAGCCTCTCACCATTCCCTGTGTGCTGGTTGGGGTTCCCGAGGAGCAGCTCCTGGCTCAGGCCCTGTGTAGTCTTCAGCTAAGTGAGGGTCTGGAGGACAGTGCTCGCCTGAAGCGCTCCTTCTCCTTGGACATCAAGTCTTATGGTGAGCCAAGCACAGGAACCACCCTCAGAGAGGGTGGTGGATATGCTCCAGACTACTACAAACCGTCCTCCTTCAAAGACCCGGCAGCTAAACCCTGTCAGTTCTCCCCAGTgcaggaggtttcagagcagtCGACGCCAGAGCAGAGTCCAGACAAGGAGCAGGTAGACGGTCCAACGACTAGCAAGCCCAGTAACGCCAAGCTACCTACCAAGCCCCAGGCCACAGCCTCTAagccccctcctcctccacctaccACACATCCGCAGCCCCTGCACAGGAGCGGCAGCATGGAGGAAACTCAGAGTGCGGCCAGCTTTCTGCTGGGCCTGTCGCGCTCCCAGCAGCAGCTGACCAAAAGTGGGCCAGGAGCGCTCAAGGGCTGGCACTCAGACATCCTCCTTGGTTCCATGGCCGTCTCCTCATCCTCACTGACCGGAGGGGGCTGGTACCTCTCCTCCGAGTCGGCACGCTTCTACTCCACCTCAGCCATCTTCAGCAGCAGTGGCGGAGGGGCCCAGGGCAGCTTTGCGGCAGCGTACAGCTGTAGCCAGGGGCTGGAGGCAGTGAGGAGGCGTGGGCGCCAGCGGAGTGGCGATCGCGGGGACTCGCGCCGCAGCTGGCACGAGGAGAGCAGCTTCGAGAAGCAGTTGAAGCGGCGCAGCTGTCAGATGGAGTTTGGCGACGGCATGACGGAGAGCCGCTCCAGGGAGGAGCTGGTTAAAGTTGGCAGCCAGTCCAGCTTTTCTGGGAGCATGGAGATCATCGAAGTGTCCTGA